TGTATGTGTACATACTTCCTATCGTGTTCACCTGGGTAGGACAAGTGCTCGGCGCAATGGCCGCGGCTGTGCTGGTGATCGCATTTTTCATCATGCTGCCGGTGATGGTGAAAGCACTGAAACGTATTTCGAGAAGCATGCATAAAGCTTTGATCAAACACGATCCTTTCAGTGAACTGGAAGAACAAAAAATGAAGATGGTGCAGAACCGTGTTCATTTCAAGGAAGCGAAAGCAAAGATCAAGGCCATCAAATCCAATATGGAAGGCGAAAGCATCAAAGCGGAAAAAGAGGCAAAAGAATACCAGGAAAAAGTACTGGTGCTCCAGACAAGGGCCGAAGGCACCAAATCAAAAATGCATGAACTGGAGCAGAAGGTCGGTGCTGATCAGGCACGCGAATCAGATGCATACGTGGAACTGCAAACCGGCCTGATGAAAACACTTAGCGAAGCGCAACGTGTAAGCCATATGCTCAACCAGAGTACCGGCCTCGTTAGAAAATATGGAAGCCGTGCTCATGTGATCGGAAAGTTGGACAGGAAGCTGAACATGGTGGACACCGCCATGGAGATAAAGATCATGGACTTTGAAGTGAGTATCGATATGCTGAAGAAAGAATATGCTTTCGCCAATGCAGCACGCGAAGCCACTGAACAAGCCAAATCTGCGATGGGCTTCACCAAGGGATGGGAACTGGATTACGCACTCGATGTTGTGACCAATACCATCGCTCTCGACCTGGCAGTAACAAAGGAAAACCTGATAGACCTTGATTCGCTCACCAGTCAGTATGCATACGACAGTGATGAACTGTACACCAAACTCGACAAGCTGGCCGATCAGATCAAAACAGACAATTACCAGGTTCCTGAATCTAAAAAATACAGCAACCCGAATTATAAGCTCGATGCAGACGACAAGCTGGAGAGTAAGGGATTCGGAGACATATTCAACTAACTAAACCACTAAAAAATTATCAATCATGAAATGGTCTAATCTCACATTTTTCTCGAAAGCCCTTATCGTTCTCGTTATTGCTGGCGCAGTGGGCAGCGCTGTGTATTTTCTCTCTCCCGGTCTGCGCGTGGACGAATCCAAAAAACTGGATAAGCTCGCGCTGAACGACCAGGATGTGAACAACATCACAACCTCTGCGGAGCTTCCGCTGCCACAACTGGACCAGGCAGGCGATGTTGCCAACAAGCCGCTGGTGCGTATCGGCGGCTATGCATGGAACGCACAATCCGGTATCATTGTAGCCAACGGTGGCGCCAAAACCAGCAAAGGATCACTCATGGAAAAGAATGGCGTAAGACTGGAGCTGGTGCGTCAGGACTGGCTCTCCGAGTTGCGCAACCTTCACATGAAATTTGTAGATGAATTCGATAAAGGCAATAACAATCCTTCCGAAGGTGTGGCCGGTATCATGATCATGGGTGATGGCGTTCCTTTCTATATCAGCTCTGCCCAACAGGCGCTCGACGATAAATACGGAAAAGGGAAATACCAGTTGCAGGCTATTGCGGCTATTGGTCTCAGTTATGGTGAAGACAAACTGATCGGGCCGCCCAGCTGGAAAATGAACCCGCAATCCATGAAAGGCGCACTGGTATCGGCCGTGATAGGTGATGGCGACTGGGTTACTACCGTGAACTATGCATTCGCGAATGGACTTAAAGTAAATCCCGATCCCAGCACCTATGATGCAGAAGCAGTGAACTTTCTTGCCTCCGCCAATGATGACTATATCGAATCCGCGAAAGAGCTGATCAAAAGCCAGCAGGAAGGCTGGACCATTCCACTCAAAGAAGTGAAAAATGGAAAGCTCACTGGTAAAACCATCAACAAGAAAGTAGATGGCTGCGCCACCTGGACACCCGGCGATAAAATGGTGTTCGATAAGCTTACAGGATTTACTGACGTGGTATCCACCAGAGAATTCAATAACCAGATGGCTACTACAGTGATCGTACTGCGCCAGTGGGCAGAGAACAATAAGGAAACGATCGGAAAGATCCTTCGCTCCGCCTACACGGCCACCAATCAGATGAAGCAGTACGATAGCTGGAGAAAGAGAGCATCAGAAGCCGCCGCCAAAACCTTCGGTATCGAAACGCCGGATTACTGGTACGCGATGTTCAAAGGACAAAAAGGAGAAAAGAATGGAATCAGCTACAATATGGGTGGTTCCCGTGTGTTCAACCTGGCGGATGCAAACCAGTACTATGGCATTTCGGATGGTACTAACCGTTATAAAGCGGTATATGACCAGGTGAGCCGTTATCTGAAAGAGCTGAACCCCGCCGGCTTCAATCAGAATGTGAAGCGTGTAGTGCCTTACGAAGAAGCGGTGAACACATCATTCCTGAAAGAAATAAAGGATATTGATGCAGGCGCTTCCTATACCACGGACTACTCGCAGAAAGCCACCAATGTGGTTGCTTCAGCAGAGTGGAGGATCAACTTCGACGTAGGCAGGGCAAGTATCCGTCCTGAAGGAGAAGATGTACTGGAGCAGATCTACAACCTGTTGATCCAGGCAGAGGATTCCAAACTGGAACTGATCGGACACACAGACAATACCGGTACAAAGGAGGGCAACTATTCATTGTCTGCCGCCCGTGCCGAATCCGTGAAGAACTACTTGGTAAAGAAAGGAATCCCGGCAGACCGCTTCCAGAAAGTGGATGGTAAAGGTCAGGACGAACCGATCGAAGACAACAGTACTGCATCCGGTAAAGCTAAAAACAGACGGGTAGTGATCACACTGCTCAAATAATAAAGATTGTTCTTAGGCTGGGTAACAGAGGGAAGTTGTTCAGGAAGCTTCAGTTTCGTAGCCATGATTGTCTGTTCTTCCTGCTGCTGAAATCTGTGCCCGGCCTAATCTTAACCAACTTAACCTGATAAAAATGAAAATAGCAAACTGGTTCAGGCCGTTTGAAAAGATAAACCCGCAACAGCAGTTGATCATCGGCGTTAGCTGGATCGCATTGGTCACCGGCTGGTGGTTCATCAGCTCATCCGGAACCAAACATCTCTTTCCCACGCCATCGCAGGTATGGGATGGATTCAAATCTTTGTACAGTGAGGGATTGATCGTCCATATCGGCAGTTCACTGGCGCTTTGCCTGAAAGCAACTTTCATATCTGTTGTCATTTCCCTGTTACTGGTTTATTTCTCGCCGTTACCGGCTTTAAGGCCGCTGGCAGTTACTTTGAGCAGGTTCCGTTACCTGCCATTGACGGGCATCACCTTTTACATGGCGATCCTGGTCAGCAATGCAAGAACGATGCAGGTGAGCGTGCTCTTCATATTCATGAGTCTTTATTTCATCACTTCACTTCTGGCAGTGGTGAAAGATATTCCACCGGAAGAGATCGATCATGCGCGCAGTCTGAAATGCAGCAGGTGGGAAGTATTGCTGGAAGTGGTGATCAAGGGACGATTCGATTATGTGATCGATGTGCTGCGCCAGAACCTGGCCATTACCTGGATGATGCTGGTAACAGTGGAATCCATTTTGGTAGCTGCCGGTGGGTTGGGTGTACTGATCAAGAACAGCGATAAGTTCATGAACCATGGCCGAATCGTGGCCCTGCAAATGGTGATCCTGCTGGTTGGCCTGTTGCTGGACTGGGTATTGCGCAGGACCCGCAAATCTGTTTTCAAATATTCCACTTTTTAATGATCAGTCATGACCTCTTTCACATACGAACAAAAACAAACGATACTCCAGGTGGAAAACCTGAGCGTTGCCTGCAATGGAAAAATTATTATTCAGGACATCAATTTCACTGAGCGAGACACGGTGCGGCCAGACAGGCAGCAGGGACAGATCATTGCTTTTCTCGGCAGGTCAGGCCGCGGCAAGTCGACGCTCTTCCGCGCCCTCACCGGGCTGGAGTCTCCCACTACCGGGCAGGTTCTTATCCCTGACCTTGCCAAAGAAGTGACTAACGGAAACCAACCGGCGAAAAAAGTGACTGAAGGGGATGTTGGCTTCGTGGATCAGAAATATACGCTGTTCCGCCACAAGACTGTTTTTCAGTCCCTGCTCTTTGCTATGCGGCGATCAACATTATCGCTCGCCGAAAAAAAAGAAAAAGTATTGCAGCATCTCAGCGACTGGGGACTTACACAGGTGAAGGACCAGTACCCTGTATTCCTCTCCGGTGGCCAGCGTCAGCGGACAGCCATCCTGGAGCAATTGCTCAGCTCGGGTTACTATATGGTGCTGGACGAACCTTTTTCGGGACTGGATGTGGGCAATATCGAAAGTGTGAAACGGGCGTTTCAATGGGTGAATGCCAGTCATGAATTGCATACCATTATTTTCAGTACGCATGATATTGAATTAGCGGTTGAGCTGGCGGATAGCATTTACGTTCTTGGATACCCGAAAGATGAAAAAGGAAAGCTTGGCACTGCCGGCACATTGCTGAAGCATTTCGATTTGAAATCGATGGGATTGGCCTGGCAGGAGGATTTCGGGAACCATCACCTGGAATGCGTGAAGATGATCAGGGAAACGATGCTGGCATCTTAGCGCACTGTGTCCAGTCGCTTGCCTTCCCGGCGAGTGACTGGCTACACCCCGCAAAATCCGTAACTTCAGTACATGGAAATCCGGCAAGCAACAGCCAAAGACGTGGAAGCCATTTACGCTTTCATCTGCGATCTCGAAGAAACCACCTTCGATTTTGAAATTTTCACTCAACTCTATCTTCAGAATATTGCCGGGGAGAATAATATTTACCTGGTAGCCGAAGAAACTACCAGATCCAAAGTCATCGGCTTCATCTCTACCCATGGCCAGATTCTACTTCACCACCTGGGAATGGTCTACGAGATCCAGGAGATGTTCGTGGACCAGGAATTCCGGAGTCATGGTATCGGTCAGCAACTGATCGAAGCGCTTGAGCTGCGCTTACGGGATCGGGAATGCCACTGTCTGGAAGTTACATCCAATGCCAAACGGACTGCCGCACATGAGTTCTATATCCGTAACGGATTCATACAATCGCATGTAAAACTCACAAAAGAAAGGCAGGTCTAAAGCATCGCTCAAAACACTATCCGGCGAAAATTCGACTGACTGCCAGGTGCTTACGATTCCTTCTATTCATTTTTCTCCCCTTATTTACCTTTTTGCGCCAGATGCCTGCGCCATATCTTTCTGATATAACGCCCACTTTCCTGCCTGAACTGCCAGAAACCTTGAATTTCCGCTCCAAAGCCCAGATTTCTGGCGTACTTTTGTGGGCTAAAATCCGCCAGGCTGCTCCGGCAGTTTCGAGATCGGAAAAATTTTAGGCGGAATGTTTGCTTGGCATTGGAAATCAGGAAGATACCGCATTATGGACAATTCCTCCCAAGGGAACCAAACCCTCCTGGTATTGTTATATATGCACACCATTCCTAAACAGACAATCAAAATAACATGATCACGATATCTGAAAACGCGAAAAAATATATCCATCAGCTGATGGAAAAAGAAGGACAGTCCACAGACAGTTTTGTGCGTGTGGGCGTGAAAGGCGGCGGTTGCTCCGGTCTGGCTTACGAAATGAAGTTCGATCAGGAGATGCGCGAGAACGACCAGGTATTTGAAGACAAAGGTGTGAAACTGGTAGTGGAAATGAAAAGCCTGCTCTACCTGTACGGCACTGAATTGGATTACTCCGGAGGCCTCAATGGAAAAGGTCTCTTCTTCAATAATCCCAACGCATCAAGGACCTGCGCCTGTGGCGAAAGCTTTGCTGTTTAATTACAGCACCCGAAAAACTTAGACCCGAACAAAAATTATGAGCACAGATTTAGATATTTTAAAAGATGTATCCACGGAAGAGTACAAATATGGCTTTACCACGGACATCGAAATGGAAATTGCACCCGCAGGGTTGAATGAGGATACCGTGCGCTTCATTTCGCAGAAGAAAAACGAACCGGAATGGATGCTGGAATATCGACTCAAAGCACTCCGTCATTTTCTGAAACTGGAGATGCCCACCTGGCAGAACTTTAAACTGCCAACGATAGACTTCCAGGCAATATCTTACTACGCTGCCCCCAAGAAAAAGGCAACACTGAACAGTCTCGATGAAGTGGACCCTGAACTGCTGGCCACTTTCGAGAAACTGGGCATTCCCCTCTCCGAGCAAAAATTATTGAGCGGTGTGGCCGTGGATGCTGTATTCGACAGCGTATCCGTTGCTACTACCTTCAAGGGTAAACTGAAAGAAATGGGAGTGATCTTCTGTTCTTTCAGTGAAGCTGTTCAGGAACATCCTGAACTGGTTCAGAAATACCTCGGCAGTGTAGTGCCCTACACCGATAATATCTTCTCTGCACTCAATGCTGCAGTGGTGTCCGACGGTTCATTCGTATACATCCCCAAAGGTGTGCGCTGCCCCATGGAACTGAGTACTTACTTCCGTATCAATGCTCAGAATACCGGACAGTTCGAGAGAACCCTCATCATTGCCGATGAAGGCAGCTACGTAAGCTATCTTGAAGGTTGTACCGCTCCCATGCGCGACGAAAACCAACTGCACGCTGCAGTAGTGGAACTGATCGCCATGGAAAATGCAGAGATCAAATACTCTACCGTCCAAAACTGGTATCCCGGCGATAAAGACGGTAAAGGTGGTATCTACAACTTCGTTACCAAACGCGGTATCTGCAAAGGTGATAATTCAAAGATCAGCTGGACGCAGGTGGAAACCGGATCCAGCATCACCTGGAAATATCCCAGCGTGATCCTCAAGGGTGATAACTCAACAGGTGAATTCTACTCTGTTGCCCTCACCAAGAATAAACAGATCGCAGACACTGGTACCAAAATGTATCATATCGGAAAGAACACCCGCAGCCGCATCATCTCCAAAGGTATCTCTGCCGGACAAGGACAGAATAGCTATCGCGGACTGGTGCAGGTGGGCAATGGCGCTGAAAACGCACGCAACTTCACACAGTGTGATTCACTGCTGATCGGAGACGAATGCGGAGCTCACACTTTCCCATACATCGAGTCTAAGAACAATACCGCGATGATCGAGCACGAAGCCACTACCTCCAAGATCGGGGAAGACCAGATCTTCTACCTGAACCAAAGAGGTATCGATACAGAAAAAGCAGTGGCGCTTATCGTGAATGGTTATGCGAAAGAAGTACTCAACCAGTTGCCGATGGAGTTTGCTGTGGAAGCACAGAAACTGCTGGCGATCTCGCTCGAAGGCAGCGTAGGATAACACACAACATTAAAAACACACCCGAGACACAATAAAACTCAATAACAGCAATCATGTTAAGTATAAAAAATCTGAAGGCTTCTGTAGATGGCAAGGAGATTTTGAAAGGACTGGACCTGGAAGTAAAAGCAGGCGAAGTGCACGCTATCATGGGACCTAACGGTTCCGGAAAAAGTACCCTGGCTTCAGTACTGGCTGGAAAAGATAACTATGAAGTTACCGGTGGTCAGGTAACCTTCGAAGGCAAAGACCTTCTGGATCTTTCACCCGAAGACCGCGCAAGGTCCGGTTTGTTCCTCGCTTTCCAATACCCCGTAGAAATTCCCGGTGTTTCCAACATCAACTTCCTGAAAACCGCTATGAACGAAATGCGGGCTTACAATAATCTTCCTCCCATCGAAGCAAAGGAATTCCTGCGCATGATGAAGGAAAAACAAAAACTGGTTGAATTTGATTCCGCTCTCGCCAACCGCTCCCTCAATGAAGGTTTCTCCGGTGGTGAAAAGAAAAGGAACGAGATCTTCCAACTGGCTATGCTGGAACCCAAACTGTCCATCCTCGATGAAACAGATTCCGGCCTGGATATCGATGCCCTCCGTATTGTTTCCCGCGGTGTGAACAAACTCCGTTCAGGAAAGAATGCATTCGTCCTGATCACCCACTATCAGCGTCTCCTCGAGTATATCGTACCTGATTATGTACACGTACTCTGGAACGGACAGATCGTGAAATCCGGTACCAAAGAACTGGCGCTGGAACTGGAAGAAAAAGGATACGATTGGTTGAAAGAAGATGCAGCTGCTGCACCCAGCTTTCACTAATCAGAGCGGTAATCAGATAAAATTGTAACGCAGCAACGCTGCCGCTAAACAATCGGAATGGAAAATACGGCCACACAAATCATCAATTCTCTATACGACCAGTGCATCGCAGACTTCGAACTGCGCAGCAGCACTACTGCTGAGCCCGCAGAACTGACTGCACTGCGTCAGAAAGCTTTTCAAAATTTCAAAAAAGCAGGATTCCCCTCCAATAAAGTGGAAGACTGGAAATATGTAAACCTTGCACCTTTTCTGAAAGAATCATTCGCTACTTCTACTGAAGAAGAATTAGTAGAAGTTTCTGATGAACTGATCAACAACTCTTCTATTCCTCATCTCGATGTTTGGAAGATCGTTCTTGTAAATGGTGTGTTCAGAAAGGATCTCTCCGATGTAGTGAATCAGGAAGGTGTGTTTGTTCTTCCCATCGCTGAGGCAATCTCCAGACCTGCGTTCCAGAAACATTTCGGTGCATACACCGATCTTTCCAAGAATCACTTCGCAGCTGTGAACACCGCACTGTTCCAGCACGGACTGTATGTTGAAGTAAAGAACAACGCTGTAGTGGACAAACCTCTGCACGTGATCCATATCAATACTGCTGATGAGCCGCTGTTTGTTCAGCCTCGTCATCTGTATATTACAGGTACTTCTGCAAACGCAAGCATCATCGAAAGCTTCGTGATCAGCGGTACCAAAGCAAATGTGTTTGTGAACAATGTTGCAGAGATCTTTGTAGGCGCCAATGCCAACCTGCATCATTATTATATCCAGGGCGGCAACGAAAAGAACCGCTACGTTCATCACACAGAAGTATACCAGCAGGCAGACAGTGTGTACAATAACTACAAGGCCAGCTTCCCCGGCACCAGCCTTCTCCGCAATAACCTCAACATTGCGCTCGATGGAGAAAACGTGGAAAGCCACCTGTACGGATTATACCTCTCAGGAGGCCGTCAACTGGTAGACAATCATACCATCGTTGACCACCGCAAGCCGCATTGTCAGAGCAATGAGCTGTACAAAGGTGTGATGAAGGATGAATCCACAGGCGTTTTCAATGGTAAGATCTTTGTTCGCAAAGACGCACAGAAAACAAATGCCTTCCAGCAGAACAACAATCTCATGCTCGGAAAGAAAGCCGTAGTGGATTCCAAACCTCAGCTGGAGATCTTTGCAGACGATGTGAAATGCTCTCACGGTTCAACCGTAGGTCAGTTCAACAATGATGCATTGTTCTACCTGAAGAGTCGTGGTATCGGTGACGAGAAAGCCCGCGCACTCCTCATTCACGCATTTGCTTTTGACGTAACAGAAAAGATCCCGCTTCCCGAAGTGCAGGATCATATCAATCACCTGATCGAAGAAGGTCTGAAAGCTTAATTGAATCATGAACGCTACTTCCTCCATATTGCTGGACGTTGAAAAGATCAGAAAAGATTTTCCGATCCTTTCACTCACAGTGAACGGTAAGCCATTGGTGTACCTGGATAATGCGGCTACATCACAGAAACCCAATTCTGTGATCAAAGCCATCGAACATTATTACACACATCAGAACAGCAATATCCATCGCGGAGTCCACTTCCTCAGCCAGCGCGCCACGGAAGCGTATGAAGTGAGCAGGAAGAAAGTAGCCAAATTCATCAATGCCGCCCATGACCACGAGTGTCTTTTTACCAAAGGCACTACCGATGGTATCAATCTGGTGGCTTTCAGCTACGGCAAACAATTCGTAAAACCTGGTGATACCATCATCATCTCGGCGATGGAGCACCATTCCAATATCGTTCCCTGGCAGATCCTTTGCGAAGACCGCGGAGCCAATCTGAAAGTGATCCCCATCAATGAGAAAGGTGAATTACTGATAGAGGAATACAAGAAGTTATTGAACGAAGACAATAACGTGAAGCTGGTTTCAGTTTGCTGGATCTCCAATTCGCTCGGAACTGTGAACCCTGTTAAGGAGATCATTGCGCTGGCACACGAAAAAGGAATTCCCGTACTGCTGGACGCTGCACAAGCGGTGCAACATGTTGCTGTAGATGTGCAGGATCTCGATGTTGACTTCCTTGCTTTCTCCGGACATAAACTGTACGGCCCTACCGGCAGCGGCATTCTCTACGGAAAAGAGAAATGGCTGAACCAGATGCCTCCCTACCAGGGCGGCGGTGACATGATCAAACATGTTACATTCGCAAAAACGACCTACAACGAACTGCCCTTCAAGTTTGAGGCAGGCACTCCCAATATTGAAGCCGGCATCTGCATCAGTGCAGGCCTCGATTATCTGAATGAGCTCGGCATCGAAGCGGTAGCGCAGTATGAGCATGAACTGCTCGAATACGTGACTGCAAAACTGCAGGAGATCCCGGGTCTTCGTGTCATCGGCACGGCTGATCAGAAAGCCAGTGTGGTTTCTTTCATCGTGGAAGGAACACACCCTTCAGACATCGGCGTACTGCTGGATAAAATGGGAATCGCTGTGAGAACAGGACATCACTGTACACAGCCTCTCATGGAATTCTTCGGGATACCCGGAACAGTAAGGGCCAGCCTTGCATTCTGCAATACTAAACAGGAAATGGACCAGCTGGTGGATGGCGTGAAACGCGCAGTTGCCATGCTGGTGTAATTCTACAGAGCCAATATGACCATCAACGAAATACAGGACGAACTGATAGAAGATTTCTCACTTTTTACAGACTGGATGGAGAAATATGAATACATCATCCAACTGGGAAAAGAGTTGCCACTCATCGATGAGCAATACAAAACGGATGATAATCTAATTCGTGGTTGCCAGAGCCGTGTGTGGCTCCATGCAGATTACAAAGATGGGAAAGTGATCTTCACTGCTGACAGTGATGCCATCATCACCAAAGGTCTGGTGAGCATGGTAGTGAAAGTGCTAAGTGATCATACTCCAGCTGAGATCGCGAATGCGGAATTGTATTTCGTGGATAAGGTAGGGCTTCGTGAACACCTCTCCGTTACCCGCAGCAACGGCCTGCTCTCCATGATCAAGCAAATGAAATTGTATGCAGTGGCCCTGCAGACACAAGCAAAGTAAAATCCTCCGCTATGCTGAACAAGGTGAAAATAGAAATGGATATTTACGAAAAGCTCAGAACGGTTTTTGACCCGGAGATACCGGTGAATATCGTGGAGCTGGGACTGATCTATTCTGTAACTATTAACGATGATGGTTACGTGAATTTGAGCATGACCCTCACCGCGCCTGCCTGTCCGGTTGCCGGCGAGATCATCCGTGAAGTGGATGAGAAGATCAGGGAAGTGGAAGGAGTGAAAGATGCGAATGTGATGCTGACTTTCGACCCACCCTGGAACAGGGATATGATGAGCGAGGAAGCGAAGCTGGAGCTTGGGTTTTTGTAAATAAATAAACGAATTCAGAAAAATGACCGATTTATCGGTCATTTTTTGTTTAAATAGCCCGATAAATCAATATTGGTTTATTGGGTGTATGATTTATCAGTCATTTTGTTATAATTTTGAATGAAATTTCGGACATGTCAAAAAAGGAGCTGAATGTGGGACCTTCAACGGAGGACCTGTTGAAGGAAGTTGGCCACAACCTGAAATTAGCCAGGTACCGAAGGGGCTTATCTGCTTCACAGGTAGCAGACAGGGCCGGGATTTCCAGGTCAACTTTGCAATTGATCGAAAGTGGAGAATCTAACATGTCGCTCGTTAGTCTTATCAGTATTTTACATGCTCTCAGATTGGATATAGTCGATTTTTTCCGGGGCGATGATCCTCTGGGAAGGAAGCTGCAGGATATCCAATTGTTGTCTGGTAAGACAAAGAAAAATAAGAAATGAAAACGCAATCAGGAAATAGGGAGATACTGGTTTACGCGGACTGGAGAGATCTGAAAAAGCCCATGCAGATGGGCAGTCTTCATGTTGACCAGTTACGGGGAAAAGAAGTATTTTCTTTTTCTTACTCAACAGATTGGTTGGAAAACAGTGTGGCTTTATTGCTCGATCCCGATCTGGGTTTTTATGATGGGCCCCAATATAACAGTAAGGGGAAGCCGAATTTTGGACTTTTTCTTGACTCCAGCCCGGACAGATGGGGACGGGTACTGATGCAGCGTAGAGAGCAGCTTAAGGCGATGAAAGAAAAACGAAAACCTGTAACACTACTCGAGAGTGATTATTTATTAGGAGTATCTGATCAATACAGAATGGGCGCATTACGATTTAAATTGTCGGAGGATGGCCCGTTTCAAAATGAAGATATTGCCCTGGCTGCGCCACCTGTAGCATCTTTAAGGACTCTGGA
This portion of the Pseudobacter ginsenosidimutans genome encodes:
- a CDS encoding HesB/IscA family protein, giving the protein MITISENAKKYIHQLMEKEGQSTDSFVRVGVKGGGCSGLAYEMKFDQEMRENDQVFEDKGVKLVVEMKSLLYLYGTELDYSGGLNGKGLFFNNPNASRTCACGESFAV
- a CDS encoding cysteine desulfurase, yielding MNATSSILLDVEKIRKDFPILSLTVNGKPLVYLDNAATSQKPNSVIKAIEHYYTHQNSNIHRGVHFLSQRATEAYEVSRKKVAKFINAAHDHECLFTKGTTDGINLVAFSYGKQFVKPGDTIIISAMEHHSNIVPWQILCEDRGANLKVIPINEKGELLIEEYKKLLNEDNNVKLVSVCWISNSLGTVNPVKEIIALAHEKGIPVLLDAAQAVQHVAVDVQDLDVDFLAFSGHKLYGPTGSGILYGKEKWLNQMPPYQGGGDMIKHVTFAKTTYNELPFKFEAGTPNIEAGICISAGLDYLNELGIEAVAQYEHELLEYVTAKLQEIPGLRVIGTADQKASVVSFIVEGTHPSDIGVLLDKMGIAVRTGHHCTQPLMEFFGIPGTVRASLAFCNTKQEMDQLVDGVKRAVAMLV
- a CDS encoding ATP-binding cassette domain-containing protein: MTSFTYEQKQTILQVENLSVACNGKIIIQDINFTERDTVRPDRQQGQIIAFLGRSGRGKSTLFRALTGLESPTTGQVLIPDLAKEVTNGNQPAKKVTEGDVGFVDQKYTLFRHKTVFQSLLFAMRRSTLSLAEKKEKVLQHLSDWGLTQVKDQYPVFLSGGQRQRTAILEQLLSSGYYMVLDEPFSGLDVGNIESVKRAFQWVNASHELHTIIFSTHDIELAVELADSIYVLGYPKDEKGKLGTAGTLLKHFDLKSMGLAWQEDFGNHHLECVKMIRETMLAS
- a CDS encoding OmpA family protein, with protein sequence MKWSNLTFFSKALIVLVIAGAVGSAVYFLSPGLRVDESKKLDKLALNDQDVNNITTSAELPLPQLDQAGDVANKPLVRIGGYAWNAQSGIIVANGGAKTSKGSLMEKNGVRLELVRQDWLSELRNLHMKFVDEFDKGNNNPSEGVAGIMIMGDGVPFYISSAQQALDDKYGKGKYQLQAIAAIGLSYGEDKLIGPPSWKMNPQSMKGALVSAVIGDGDWVTTVNYAFANGLKVNPDPSTYDAEAVNFLASANDDYIESAKELIKSQQEGWTIPLKEVKNGKLTGKTINKKVDGCATWTPGDKMVFDKLTGFTDVVSTREFNNQMATTVIVLRQWAENNKETIGKILRSAYTATNQMKQYDSWRKRASEAAAKTFGIETPDYWYAMFKGQKGEKNGISYNMGGSRVFNLADANQYYGISDGTNRYKAVYDQVSRYLKELNPAGFNQNVKRVVPYEEAVNTSFLKEIKDIDAGASYTTDYSQKATNVVASAEWRINFDVGRASIRPEGEDVLEQIYNLLIQAEDSKLELIGHTDNTGTKEGNYSLSAARAESVKNYLVKKGIPADRFQKVDGKGQDEPIEDNSTASGKAKNRRVVITLLK
- the sufC gene encoding Fe-S cluster assembly ATPase SufC codes for the protein MLSIKNLKASVDGKEILKGLDLEVKAGEVHAIMGPNGSGKSTLASVLAGKDNYEVTGGQVTFEGKDLLDLSPEDRARSGLFLAFQYPVEIPGVSNINFLKTAMNEMRAYNNLPPIEAKEFLRMMKEKQKLVEFDSALANRSLNEGFSGGEKKRNEIFQLAMLEPKLSILDETDSGLDIDALRIVSRGVNKLRSGKNAFVLITHYQRLLEYIVPDYVHVLWNGQIVKSGTKELALELEEKGYDWLKEDAAAAPSFH
- the sufB gene encoding Fe-S cluster assembly protein SufB, which encodes MSTDLDILKDVSTEEYKYGFTTDIEMEIAPAGLNEDTVRFISQKKNEPEWMLEYRLKALRHFLKLEMPTWQNFKLPTIDFQAISYYAAPKKKATLNSLDEVDPELLATFEKLGIPLSEQKLLSGVAVDAVFDSVSVATTFKGKLKEMGVIFCSFSEAVQEHPELVQKYLGSVVPYTDNIFSALNAAVVSDGSFVYIPKGVRCPMELSTYFRINAQNTGQFERTLIIADEGSYVSYLEGCTAPMRDENQLHAAVVELIAMENAEIKYSTVQNWYPGDKDGKGGIYNFVTKRGICKGDNSKISWTQVETGSSITWKYPSVILKGDNSTGEFYSVALTKNKQIADTGTKMYHIGKNTRSRIISKGISAGQGQNSYRGLVQVGNGAENARNFTQCDSLLIGDECGAHTFPYIESKNNTAMIEHEATTSKIGEDQIFYLNQRGIDTEKAVALIVNGYAKEVLNQLPMEFAVEAQKLLAISLEGSVG
- the sufD gene encoding Fe-S cluster assembly protein SufD; translated protein: MENTATQIINSLYDQCIADFELRSSTTAEPAELTALRQKAFQNFKKAGFPSNKVEDWKYVNLAPFLKESFATSTEEELVEVSDELINNSSIPHLDVWKIVLVNGVFRKDLSDVVNQEGVFVLPIAEAISRPAFQKHFGAYTDLSKNHFAAVNTALFQHGLYVEVKNNAVVDKPLHVIHINTADEPLFVQPRHLYITGTSANASIIESFVISGTKANVFVNNVAEIFVGANANLHHYYIQGGNEKNRYVHHTEVYQQADSVYNNYKASFPGTSLLRNNLNIALDGENVESHLYGLYLSGGRQLVDNHTIVDHRKPHCQSNELYKGVMKDESTGVFNGKIFVRKDAQKTNAFQQNNNLMLGKKAVVDSKPQLEIFADDVKCSHGSTVGQFNNDALFYLKSRGIGDEKARALLIHAFAFDVTEKIPLPEVQDHINHLIEEGLKA
- a CDS encoding GNAT family N-acetyltransferase, which translates into the protein MEIRQATAKDVEAIYAFICDLEETTFDFEIFTQLYLQNIAGENNIYLVAEETTRSKVIGFISTHGQILLHHLGMVYEIQEMFVDQEFRSHGIGQQLIEALELRLRDRECHCLEVTSNAKRTAAHEFYIRNGFIQSHVKLTKERQV
- a CDS encoding ABC transporter permease, with product MKIANWFRPFEKINPQQQLIIGVSWIALVTGWWFISSSGTKHLFPTPSQVWDGFKSLYSEGLIVHIGSSLALCLKATFISVVISLLLVYFSPLPALRPLAVTLSRFRYLPLTGITFYMAILVSNARTMQVSVLFIFMSLYFITSLLAVVKDIPPEEIDHARSLKCSRWEVLLEVVIKGRFDYVIDVLRQNLAITWMMLVTVESILVAAGGLGVLIKNSDKFMNHGRIVALQMVILLVGLLLDWVLRRTRKSVFKYSTF